A genomic region of Solanum dulcamara chromosome 2, daSolDulc1.2, whole genome shotgun sequence contains the following coding sequences:
- the LOC129878795 gene encoding uncharacterized protein LOC129878795, translating into MMKKVVLLALPVVLLALIYRAIIPPPPRNCSIAGVPSRTPTIKLRDGRNLVYKEYGVPKNIAKYNVIYVHSFGGSKFEAALIIPQAIEELGVYFVSFDRPGYGKSDPHPKRSFKSLALDIEELADQLEFGNKFYVIGFAMGGHFVWGCLKYIPQRLAGAALLAPAINYWWPGFPSNLTKEAYDKQLIRDQWIYQVAYYAPWLMYWWNTQQYFPGFSVITGEFKLLQKDLKIASSLDEMQLQQAYVTQQGEFESLHRDLIIGFGKPEFDPMDMKNPFSNNEGNVHLWHGVEDGIVSVKLQRFIAKNNPWINYHELQDAGHLFPCGDDSIKYDIWKALLNNEKR; encoded by the exons ATGATGAAGAAAGTTGTACTATTGGCTTTACCGGTGGTACTTCTAGCGTTAATTTATCGAGCTATTATTCCTCCTCCTCCAAGAAATTGTAGCATTGCTGGTGTTCCATCGCGAACACCAACAATTAAACTTAGAGATGGAAGGAATTTGGTGTACAAAGAATATGGTGTACCCAAAAATATTGCTAAGTATAATGTTATATATGTTCATAGCTTTGGTGGTAGCAAATTTGAAGCAGCACTTATAATTCCG CAAGCAATTGAAGAATTAGGGGTATACTTTGTGTCATTTGATAGACCAGGATATGGTAAAAGTGATCCTCATCCAAAAAGAAGTTTTAAAAGTTTAGCTCTTGATATTGAAGAACTTGCTgatcaattggaatttggaaataAATTCTATGTTATTGGATTTGCAATGGGTGGACACTTTGTTTGGGGTTGTCTAAAGTACATACCTCAAAG ATTAGCAGGAGCTGCATTATTAGCACCAGCAATTAATTATTGGTGGCCTGGATTTCCATCAAATTTGACTAAAGAAGCTTATGATAAACAATTAATTAGAGACCAATGGATTTATCAAGTTGCATATTATGCCCCATGGCTTATGTATTGGTGGAACACACAACAATATTTTCCTGGATTTAGTGTTATTACTGGGGAATTTAAATTGTTACAAAAAGATCTCAAAATTGCCTCTTCACTTGATGAGATGCAACTTCAGCAG GCATATGTTACACAACAAGGAGAATTTGAGTCACTTCATAGAGACCTAATTATTGGTTTTGGTAAACCTGAATTTGATCCAATGGATATGAAAAATCCTTTTTCTAATAATGAAGGCAATGTACATTTATGGCATGGAGTTGAAGATGGAATTGTGTCTGTTAAATTACAAAGATTTATTGCAAAAAACAATCCATGGATAAATTATCATGAGCTACAAGATGCTGGACACTTGTTTCCTTGTGGTGATGATAGtataaaatatgatatatgGAAGGCCCTATTGAATAATGAGAAAAGGTAG
- the LOC129873839 gene encoding protein STRICTOSIDINE SYNTHASE-LIKE 5-like — MESLLVFSSFLVVIFLAISLQILFFSPISPEILDIPSSSNTFTSGFTSNSYLQRVNKLGEGFLDRPEDVVVDKMGIFYTATRDGWIKRRHKNGTWESWKYIGRDSLLGLEISSAGHIIVCDTEQGLLKVNEDGASILASHVNGEKIRFADDVVEASDGNVYFSSASRKFGHHDWYLDVLEAKPHGQLLEYNPSSNHTSVLIDNLAFANGVALSTNQDYLIVCETWKYRCLKYWLKGEIKGQTEIFVENLPGAPDNIKLAPDGSFWIALIELSARGRNFVHKSRVTKHLLATFPKLISWVNGAYHKAMVVNVATNGKIIKGFDDPIGKVMSLVTSVLEFENHLYLGSLNCNFIGMLPLTTSVV; from the exons ATGGAGTCCCTCTTGGTTTTTTCTAGCTTTTTAGTTGTTATTTTTCTGGCTATTTCACtccaaattctttttttctcacCAATATCTCCTGAGATTCTTGATATTCCTTCTTCATCTAATACTTTCACCAGTGGATTTACATCAAATAGCTATTTGCAG AGAGTAAATAAACTTGGAGAAGGATTTCTTGATAGACCAGAAGATGTGGTAGTTGACAAAATGGGAATTTTTTATACAGCTACTAGAGATGGATGGATCAAAAGAAGGCACAAAAATGGGACTTGGGAGAGTTGGAAGTATATTGGGAGGGATTCTTTACTAGGACTTGAAATATCATCTGCTGGTCATATTATAGTTTGTGATACTGAACag GGGCTGCTTAAGGTTAATGAAGATGGTGCAAGTATTCTTGCTTCACATGTTAATGGTGAAAAAATAAG ATTTGCAGATGATGTGGTGGAAGCATCAGATGGGAATGTATATTTCAGTAGTGCAAGTAGAAAATTTGGACACCATGACTGGTACCTTGATGTTCTTGAGGCTAAACCccatggccaacttcttgaatATAATCCTTCGTCGAACCACACATCTGTCCTTATCGACAACTTAGCCTTTGCAAATGGCGTTGCGCTCTCTACAAATCAAGATTACTTGATTGTTTGTGAAACGTGGAA ATATAGGTGCCTGAAATATTGGTTGAAAGGGGAAATCAAAGGACAAACAGAGATCTTCGTTGAAAATCTACCTGGTGCACCTGACAACATCAAGCTTGCACCTGATGGTTCGTTTTGGATAGCTCTAATAGAG TTATCAGCTCGGGGGCGAAATTTCGTCCACAAATCAAGAGTTACAAAACATTTGTTGGCAACTTTCCCCAAATTGATAAGTTGGGTCAATGGAGCATATCACAAAGCCATGGTAGTGAATGTGGCAACTAATGGGAagataattaaaggttttgatGATCCAATTGGAAAGGTCATGTCACTTGTCACATCTGTGTTGGAGTTCGAAAATCATCTATATTTAGGAAGTCTCAATTGCAACTTTATTGGAATGCTACCATTAACAACCTCAGTTGTGTAA
- the LOC129878811 gene encoding uncharacterized protein LOC129878811: protein MAKQFNVPPVIFPSDGNPGVQQRRPPATPPTAPFQPPRSSNPGIPFMSFDIGSAAASTSFSTPQFAASTIGGGGSSIGFEDEPPLLEELGINTKQIYQKTLSILNPFRIKPDLHEDGDLSGPFIFLMAFGLFQLLAGKIHFGIILGWVVMASMFLYVVFNMLAGRNGNLNLYRCVSLIGYCMLPIVILAALSLFLPGGLVIKVLTGVFVVWSTRVCTRLLVELASYGDEHRGLIAYACFLIYMLFSLLVIF from the coding sequence ATGGCGAAACAATTCAACGTTCCTCCGGTGATTTTCCCCTCCGACGGAAACCCCGGTGTACAACAACGCCGTCCTCCGGCCACTCCACCGACGGCTCCTTTTCAGCCGCCGAGATCTTCAAACCCTGGAATACCCTTCATGTCATTCGACATCGGATCGGCAGCTGCATCAACTTCATTTTCAACTCCGCAGTTCGCCGCCTCCACCATAGGCGGAGGCGGCAGCTCAATTGGGTTCGAAGATGAGCCGCCGTTACTAGAGGAGCTTGGGATTAATACAAAACAAATTTACCAGAAGACGCTTTCCATTCTCAACCCATTTCGAATCAAACCAGATCTTCACGAAGATGGTGACCTTTCTGGGCCGTTCATTTTTCTAATGGCttttgggttgtttcaattgcTAGCTGGAAAGAtccattttgggatcatattgGGTTGGGTTGTAATGGCTTCGATGTTTCTATATGTAGTGTTTAATATGCTCGCTGGTCGAAAtgggaacttgaatttgtatAGATGTGTCAGCTTGATCGGTTATTGTATGTTACCCATTGTGATATTAGCAGCATTGTCACTGTTTTTGCCTGGTGGATTGGTGATCAAGGTGTTGACCGGAGTTTTTGTTGTATGGTCTACGCGGGTTTGTACAAGGCTTCTGGTTGAGCTGGCTTCGTATGGAGATGAACATCGCGGGCTAATTGCGTATGCTTGTTTCCTAATTTACATGCTTTTCTCTTTGCTTGTGATATTTTGA
- the LOC129881084 gene encoding copper transport protein ATX1-like has product MSQTVVLKVGMSCEGCVGAVKRVLGKMEGVETFDIDLKEQKVTVKGNVQPDAVLQTVSKTGKPTSFWEAGESAQTEAVSTA; this is encoded by the exons ATGTCTCAG ACTGTTGTTCTCAAGGTTGGCATGTCATGCGAAGGCTGTGTTGGTGCCGTAAAAAGGGTTTTGGGGAAAATGGAAG GTGTAGAAACTTTCGACATTGATCTGAAGGAGCAAAAAGTGACCGTCAAGGGAAATGTTCAACCAGACGCAGTTCTCCAGACCGTGTCAAAGACTGGAAAGCCAACATCTTTCTGGGAAGCAGGCGAATCGGCTCAAACAGAAGCTGTTAGTACAGCTTGA